In Lachancea thermotolerans CBS 6340 chromosome H complete sequence, a single genomic region encodes these proteins:
- a CDS encoding KLTH0H07018p (conserved hypothetical protein), with the protein MQHETLESGSPPISYLKDLKNGNEVLIVEGDIVHLYRTKDSSFDTSRVTELKNSALHLSFRLVNPKSDFFLVLAFDLSITVFDIPGFKKVAKKRLKINEQDVDPRKTLRFLDSDSEQLYFSLSEKQLVSINKSDLLSESPFAKFISVHDTPYRIENAFCLNPNKGFFCLAKRDLIQNVLAFEVIHANTFRHRNNHSRYDRLLQEYTAAMDCGSSGELGTLVEMITLEVPKTVVFLFSRGVIIFNNKVCVFENKYDENTRESLCLDGLIPGASLYQGEEGLRLSILSTKGETISTTIDLRKPKSLQWNSVTLNSFLKKPLDSMLCYKCLGHGQILLISKREGMVFADYQKERILYISRYKRPTYLDALPLDFGFAQVTTVVACGGYNSTLGFVSFFQKSVSANTFKVIEFKHFGTTRAIRDFWFTTKGIVSASSIRGSDKFLLHVSFHNKTLTRPSTRCALQLKNVGDEYIILDNELDLYLVKGKTTFKLASMAKFSSWNVCYMSAFQGSGSSSSLFIAISDGKDVYMLENGVIVAEYSFEDANINDICLKDCSSSKGTVLIVTNRAGCVTILNFSFETHSLSISLQVCLGENRAFRLCDIKMVESGTTEHQDSAFFVYSSSKVFVFNLSRRCFYKWIPKFDIKLIKYQGNSKYVVLTMDDSFVTLTYSGALSAEWTTEELVSKDWVYTKMVQLRNPRYILLASQTTNFKSKVSIFDTESLNTIDEYILPDQGVIKGVITLEKPYAQEILISFAGCSPESDCLLVLSALRNKLFKSGTYKTRGASAALTQRGETIACLGTTVLLFKLQRCLKKRVWDFKLLMRPFEGSGPWSVDCAFVSEEILCVLDRAKGICFFDLATKTPSLKCSIQSLAPDFANDRGHFDLLFSTLIEDTKQSEFYKINGPRTAKIRPLLDPIEKTARQLSIVVACGSQLLVYPCHPRYFKNSQNHSKCKLPCASGRIPFEDVVMSTRRTDANQFLVCTTGRLLITSLNT; encoded by the coding sequence ATGCAACATGAAACATTAGAGAGCGGTTCACCGCCCATCAGCTACTTGaaggatttgaaaaatgggAATGAAGTTTTGATAGTTGAAGGTGATATTGTCCATCTGTACAGAACCAAAGATTCAAGCTTTGATACAAGCAGAGTTACggaactcaaaaactctgCACTCCACCTCTCTTTTAGGCTGGTGAATCCAAAATCggacttctttttggtTCTCGCGTTTGACCTCTCAATTACAGTGTTTGACATCCCAGGGTTCAAGAAAGTTGCAAAAAAACGACTTAAAATCAACGAACAGGATGTCGATCCAAGGAAGACTCTCAGATTTCTCGACAGTGACAGTGAGCAACTTTACTTCAGCTTAAGTGAGAAGCAATTGGTTTCCATCAATAAGTCTGATCTTCTGTCGGAAAGCCCATTTGCTAAATTTATTTCAGTCCATGATACGCCTTATAGAATTGAAAATGCCTTTTGTTTAAACCCAAATAAAGGATTCTTTTGTTTGGCAAAGAGAGACCTAATACAAAACGTCCTCGCATTTGAGGTGATCCATGCAAACACTTTTAGACATAGAAACAACCATTCGCGCTATGATAGATTACTTCAAGAATACACTGCCGCGATGGATTGTGGTTCTTCAGGTGAACTTGGTACATTAGTCGAGATGATAACTTTGGAAGTGCCAAAAACGGTggtgtttttgttctccCGTGGTGTAATAATTTTTAATAACAAAGTATGTGTTTTCGAGAACAAATACGATGAAAACACCAGAGAATCCTTATGTCTCGATGGTTTAATCCCTGGAGCAAGCCTATATCAAGGAGAAGAGGGTTTGAGGTTGAGTATCTTAAGCACAAAAGGCGAGACCATCAGTACCACCATAGACTTGCGTAAACCTAAAAGTCTTCAATGGAATAGTGTGACATTGAATAGtttcctcaaaaaaccACTTGACAGCATGTTGTGCTATAAATGCCTGGGTCACGGTCAAATCTTACTAATTTCTAAGAGAGAAGGGATGGTATTTGCAGACTACCAAAAAGAGCGAATACTCTATATTTCACGCTACAAGCGGCCAACGTATCTTGATGCTTTACCACTGGACTTTGGCTTTGCTCAGGTCACGACTGTTGTGGCATGTGGTGGATACAACTCTACGCTCGGGTTCGTtagcttttttcaaaagtcgGTCTCTGCAAACACATTCAAAGTTATTGAATTCAAACATTTTGGTACTACTAGAGCAATAAGGGACTTTTGGTTTACCACCAAAGGAATAGTTTCAGCTAGCAGCATCCGGGGTAGTGATAAGTTCTTATTGCATGTTTCCTTTCATAATAAAACCTTAACAAGACCGTCTACAAGATGCGCGCTAcagttgaaaaatgtgGGCGACGAGTACATTATACTCGACAATGAGCTTGATCTTTATCTGGTTAAAGGAAAGACCACATTCAAGCTAGCTTCAATGGCCAAATTTTCGTCTTGGAATGTGTGTTATATGTCAGCATTTCAAGGCAGTggaagctcctcaagcttATTCATTGCTATATCCGACGGCAAGGACGTGTATATGCTGGAAAATGGTGTTATCGTTGCAGAATATAGTTTCGAGGATGCAAACATCAATGACATATGTTTAAAGGACTGTTCCTCGTCTAAGGGAACTGTTTTAATTGTGACAAATCGTGCAGGCTGCGTCACAATCCTGAacttttctttcgaaacACATTCATTGAGCATTTCCCTTCAAGTTTGCTTGGGAGAGAACAGAGCTTTCAGGCTTTGTGATATCAAAATGGTTGAATCTGGCACTACGGAACATCAGGACTCGGCGTTTTTCGTCTACAGTTCATCCAaggtttttgttttcaatttaTCTCGCAGATGCTTTTACAAATGGATTCCAAAATTTGacatcaagctcattaAATACCAAGGCAACAGTAAGTATGTTGTGCTTACTATGGATGACAGTTTTGTGACTTTAACTTACAGCGGCGCTCTTTCTGCAGAATGGACAACAGAGGAGTTGGTTTCGAAAGATTGGGTATATACAAAAATGGTTCAGCTAAGAAATCCTCGGTATATTTTGTTAGCAAGTCAAACTacaaacttcaaatccaAAGTTAGCATTTTTGACACAGAGTCTCTCAACACGATCGATGAGTACATCTTGCCCGATCAAGGCGTTATTAAAGGTGTTATTACGCTAGAGAAACCCTACGCTCAAGAAATATTGATCTCGTTCGCAGGCTGCTCTCCAGAATCAGACTGCTTGCTGGTCTTGTCGGCCTTGagaaacaagctcttcaagagcGGTACCTATAAAACTAGAGGGGCTTCTGCGGCTCTGACTCAAAGGGGTGAGACGATTGCATGTTTGGGAACAACTGTTCTTTTgttcaaacttcaaaggtGCCTAAAAAAACGCGTGTGGGACTTTAAACTTCTAATGAGGCCATTTGAAGGAAGCGGTCCCTGGTCGGTAGATTGCGCGTTTGTTAGCGAGGAAATTCTGTGCGTATTAGATAGAGCGAAAGGCATATGTTTCTTTGACTTAGCGACAAAAACGCCAAGTTTAAAATGTTCGATACAAAGCCTCGCGCCTGATTTTGCCAATGACAGGGGGCATTTTGATTTATTGTTCTCAACTTTGATAGAAGATACAAAACAATCAGAATTTTACAAAATTAATGGCCCGCGGACCGCTAAAATCAGACCTCTTCTGGATCCCATCGAAAAAACGGCTAGGCAGTTATCGATTGTCGTGGCTTGTGGTTCGCAGCTACTAGTATATCCCTGCCATCCGCgctacttcaaaaattccCAAAATCATTCAAAATGTAAACTACCTTGCGCTAGCGGCCGCATTCCTTTCGAGGATGTAGTGATGTCAACGAGACGGACAGATGCAAATCAATTTCTAGTGTGCACTACTGGGAGGCTCTTAATCACCTCACTGAATACCTAA
- the MSB1 gene encoding Msb1p (similar to uniprot|P21339 Saccharomyces cerevisiae YOR188W MSB1 Protein involved in positive regulation of both 1 3-beta-glucan synthesis and the Pkc1p- MAPK pathway potential Cdc28p substrate multicopy suppressor of temperature-sensitive mutations in CDC24 and CDC42 and of mutations in BEM4) gives MESLKPLPSPPSNPKAAEPTGRKGRLHSAADEDEEFEFFHEFSRDKVKGLIHLITQELKTNAIGIEFLFLPFRPEQSNEKLLRFLNQVFPLGNGVPVNETKQSRIISKTEPWTLFQALKYVWCRLPEGQVITWKAYEAFRVREQSDGYRSRSFLELMPKCLSSPDHASIVYDFFDLIVTASSNSKHNKMSARKISKMFGIWAFRSKVENSPYDFGEPTPEIEKKNSFSEGIEQWIPASDAMFHLLLAFIRSFISNDLKDANIPTSLKTILFNSTYPPKGSTAYDSETILTVPIVSLKTTEFSKKPWQLIERCNELFDFSNYDAFEAREDYALLKSLFKRKKNIDGISHKMSKESRRIMKEISTKHSTFQAGWASQKCVPSDDGMKRLETHLEMGRVDIDDYFIWAWLSTLSHEQTSDKKKLFGRSLILEFEFDGFKKWVIIEECDLSLELKKHEKVDSLEYLKPRDNRDQVHEHQNRSITPAYEKFQHNVENESIPQNKDPLVPFLQSDKLKAEEGISPPHVQDRRHQRSVPKWNPLKSIRKKSSGSSSSNSPLPQAASEQNKASKGYKNKELPPSPPHEQASTRGSRNDSRVLSQFSMLNPENYKLPAIEHDDFKIEIPDIEEDSIALDPEDEAHHTAPIQKDNISLPSTNNGIEDLNEMVDELSKQVRNLRTKGNQSPKSLATNAETFETLTMFERYRDLPKNSTDTLAGSTNSSTVPPLQLDSPRTEKLPGTFPTESPIRRSPQQSFDSHKELKSYQLNQASQVTQADEPNQANQVHQVSPIVFPIDYSQVARAEVSPIRSRGNSPVRKAPYPQQEFGVNNAKFEKPIPETRSPTPPPSQSYIHYEKHMPTNESRGEVNRDFAHRAANRIENKDNIKYSSHEASSYPAPTQVQTPEGAQVAFSGHNAHGYHSQPFAHYPDQSAVPIEGYTNLPVSRPEHSNNQAKALNGGPPLSSNGNRYSYYQAPYGYPQVAHHSGTTASYEIQESSHPPHYPYNPANVAGSQPHRLVTQRPSHPAQQTFSKAYNNQHQSPSSNIHPRFPPQHARQHPHTRVIPQAGASPQPPQVMRSYASPQMAYAPTAQGPAPTSFVASPGTNPAYYGPVHSPPGPQSAPFIPGVPVGGKLHGAYAKKREDRKKLHDTIKNGTFGI, from the coding sequence ATGGAGTCTCTAAAGCCCCTTCCCAGCCCGCCAAGCAACCCCAAAGCTGCCGAGCCTACAGGCCGAAAAGGGCGACTCCACTCCGCTGCggacgaagacgaagaattTGAATTCTTCCACGAATTCTCACGAGACAAAGTGAAAGGCTTGATCCATCTCATTACGCAAGAGCTAAAGACTAACGCGATAGGCATCgagtttttgttcttaCCGTTTCGTCCCGAGCAGTCAAATGAAAAACTtctgagatttttgaatcAAGTATTCCCTCTTGGCAATGGAGTACCTGTCAATGAAACAAAGCAATCACGCATAATAAGCAAGACAGAACCATGGACCTTGTTCCAAGCGCTCAAATATGTATGGTGCCGACTGCCGGAGGGGCAAGTTATTACTTGGAAGGCCTATGAAGCCTTTAGAGTACGCGAACAAAGCGATGGGTATCGTTCAAGATCTTTTTTAGAGCTAATGCCAAAATGCCTGTCATCTCCAGATCATGCATCTATCGTGTatgacttttttgatctgATTGTTACAGCATCTTCGAACTCTAAACACAACAAGATGAGTGCAAGAAAAATATCGAAGATGTTTGGTATCTGGGCGTTTAGAAGTAAGGTGGAAAACTCGCCATACGATTTTGGAGAGCCAACAcctgaaattgaaaagaaaaactccTTTTCCGAAGGTATTGAGCAATGGATTCCCGCCTCTGATGCAAtgtttcatcttcttcttgctttcATCCGCAGTTTTATTTCAAATGATCTGAAAGATGCGAACATCCCTACGTCATTGAAAACTATACTATTCAATAGTACTTATCCTCCTAAAGGATCTACTGCATACGACTCAGAAACCATTTTAACTGTTCCTATAGTGAGTCTGAAAACCACCgaattttccaaaaagccttgGCAGTTAATTGAAAGATGCAACGAGTTGTTTGACTTCTCAAACTACGATGCTTTTGAGGCTCGCGAAGACTACGCTTTGTTAAAATCGTTgttcaagagaaagaagaacattgATGGCATTAGTCATAAAATGTCTAAAGAATCGCGCCGCATAATGAAAGAGATTTCAACCAAGCACTCAACATTCCAAGCAGGTTGGGCTTCACAGAAGTGTGTGCCATCAGACGACGGAATGAAAAGATTGGAAACGCATCTCGAAATGGGGCGTGTTGATATCGATGATTACTTTATATGGGCATGGCTTTCTACACTATCACACGAGCAGACCTctgacaagaaaaagctgttcgGAAGGTCGCTTATTTTAGAGTTTGAGTTTGATGGGTTCAAGAAGTGGGTTATTATTGAGGAATGTGATCTAAGCCTCgaattgaaaaaacatgaaaaagTAGACTCACTTGAATATCTCAAACCTAGAGATAACCGCGACCAAGTTCACGAACACCAAAATCGTTCCATCACTCCCGCTTACGAAAAGTTCCAGCATAATGTGGAGAATGAATCCATACCCCAAAATAAGGATCCGCTGGTGCCATTCCTCCAAAGTGACAAATTGAAAGCCGAGGAAGGAATAAGCCCGCCTCATGTTCAAGATAGACGTCATCAACGCTCAGTTCCTAAATGGAATCCTCTCAAATCCATTAGAAAGAAAAGTAGTGGTAGCAGTTCATCAAACTCACCGCTTCCGCAAGCTGCATCGGagcaaaacaaagcttcaaagGGCTACAAAAATAAGGAGCTTCCGCCAAGCCCTCCCCATGAGCAAGCTTCAACTAGAGGATCCCGAAATGACTCTCGTGTTCTAAGCCAGTTCAGTATGCTCAATCCTGAAAACTACAAGCTACCTGCGATTGAACAcgatgacttcaaaattgaaattccagacattgaagaagactccATAGCCCTTGATcctgaagatgaagctcacCACACGGCCCCAATTCAAAAAGACAATATTTCCTTGCCTTCTACCAATAACGGTATCGAAGATTTGAATGAAATGGTCGATGAGCTCAGCAAACAAGTGAGGAACCTGAGAACGAAAGGAAACCAGTCGCCTAAAAGCTTAGCAACAAATGCAGAAACATTTGAGACTCTCACCATGTTCGAAAGATACAGAGATCTACCCAAAAATTCAACAGATACTTTGGCTGGCAGTACCAATTCTAGTACAGTCCCACCGTTACAACTTGACTCACCTAGAACCGAAAAACTTCCTGGAACCTTCCCTACCGAATCTCCGATCCGGAGAAGTCCccagcaaagctttgattCGCACAAGGAATTAAAATCGTACCAATTAAACCAAGCGAGCCAAGTCACCCAAGCGGATGAGCCAAACCAAGCGAACCAAGTACATCAAGTATCGCCAATAGTCTTCCCTATTGACTATAGTCAAGTTGCAAGAGCAGAAGTGTCCCCCATACGAAGCCGAGGAAATTCGCCTGTGAGAAAAGCACCCTATCCGCAACAGGAATTTGGCGTGAACAACGCGAAATTTGAGAAACCAATTCCCGAAACGAGATCACCAACACCACCTCCCTCACAGAGCTATATTCATTACGAAAAGCACATGCCCACAAATGAAAGTAGAGGAGAAGTTAATAGAGACTTTGCGCATCGTGCAGCCAACAGGATCGAAAATAAAGACAACATCAAGTATTCTTCCCACGAAGCTTCTTCATACCCAGCACCAACGCAGGTTCAAACACCAGAGGGGGCTCAGGTCGCATTTTCTGGTCATAACGCACATGGATATCACAGTCAACCATTCGCCCACTATCCTGACCAATCAGCCGTTCCAATTGAAGGTTATACGAACCTGCCTGTCAGCCGCCCGGAACATTCAAACAATCAAGCAAAGGCCTTGAACGGTGGTCCCCCGCTTAGCTCCAACGGTAATCGTTACAGCTATTACCAAGCACCTTACGGTTATCCTCAGGTTGCCCACCACTCAGGCACAACTGCAAGCTACGAGATACAGGAATCATCACACCCTCCACACTACCCTTATAACCCTGCAAATGTGGCTGGTAGTCAACCTCATAGGCTAGTAACACAACGCCCAAGTCACCCCGCCCAACAAACCTTTTCGAAGGCCTATAATAATCAGCATCAATCACCTTCAAGCAACATCCATCCGCGCTTTCCGCCCCAGCATGCTCGTCAGCACCCTCATACACGTGTTATCCCTCAGGCTGGTGCTTCACCTCAACCACCACAGGTTATGAGATCATACGCTTCCCCGCAAATGGCATACGCTCCAACTGCCCAAGGCCCCGCACCAACTAGTTTCGTGGCGAGCCCGGGCACAAATCCAGCATATTATGGACCGGTACATTCTCCTCCTGGTCCGCAGTCAGCTCCTTTCATACCAGGAGTGCCTGTTGGAGGAAAATTGCATGGAGCTTATGCCAAAAAGAGGGAAGACCGGAAAAAGCTGCATGATACGATAAAAAACGGTACCTTTGGTATTTGA
- the ECM38 gene encoding gamma-glutamyltransferase (similar to uniprot|Q05902 Saccharomyces cerevisiae YLR299W ECM38 Gamma-glutamyltranspeptidase major glutathione-degrading enzyme expression induced mainly by nitrogen starvation), which produces MRLAAVLTLLLETAVCMQHFFVESPDHNIDIKPLPRHPTLSPNSSQVLRTGRYGAASSDSEHCNKIAVEQVLKKFDGANAADAAVSVALCLGMKNFFSSGIGGGGYAVFVGKDQMSGETDSLFIDFREQAPALAHKNMFSQSPNASQIGGLAIAVPGELRGIYELFVKKGSGKVEWRDLLQPIIELGSNGWEVDEITAACLKIYEPYFVQHKKDWAFVLNEGQSRVLKTGESIKRPALSDTLKELASNGTVAPFYDPNHRIGRSMLRKIKESGGIITGNDLKSYYVNTSKPLYTKIRSGWQYFPNNDLEVFTSGGSSSGAALLSALKILDEFPAKKGGDFQPEQVYVLVECMKWMSSARSRLGGFSDPHELPQRILEVLDSNWTQNSVRLINDHLPGLKTLSNWTEYNPAYALTDPHGTTHFGVVDKFGNAVSFTSTVNLLCGSLVHDIETGVIFNNQMDDFSQPGRSNAFELAPSIYNFIEPGKRPLSSASPVVILDELGKPDLVIGASGGSRITPSIFQVITRLYWYEMPLLEAIAYPRVHHQLLPDVLEVESFPMLGKDTLEALKSMGHNLLEQAPKSVVNGIKRHRGEWHAVSDYWRKRGLSVAY; this is translated from the coding sequence ATGAGGCTGGCTGCTGTGCTTACACTGCTGCTCGAGACAGCTGTATGTATGCAGCACTTCTTTGTGGAGAGCCCGGATCACAATATTGATATCAAGCCGCTTCCACGCCACCCCACCTTGAGTCCAAATTCATCGCAAGTTCTTAGAACAGGACGGTATGGCGCTGCGAGCTCGGATTCTGAGCACTGCAACAAGATCGCAGTTGAACAAGTTTTAAAGAAGTTCGATGGTGCTAACGCGGCCGATGCTGCTGTTTCTGTGGCCCTGTGCTTAGGgatgaagaacttcttctcaAGCGGGATCGGCGGCGGTGGATACGCTGTATTTGTCGGCAAAGATCAAATGTCTGGAGAAACAGATTCTCTTTTTATCGACTTTCGCGAGCAAGCGCCCGCGCTAGCCCACAAAAATATGTTTTCGCAATCACCAAACGCTTCTCAGATTGGAGGATTAGCAATTGCAGTTCCTGGCGAATTGCGGGGAATTTATGAGCTATTTGTCAAGAAGGGGAGTGGGAAAGTTGAGTGGAGGGATTTGCTACAACCTATAATCGAGCTAGGATCGAATGGTTGGGAAGTCGACGAGATTACGGCCGCTTGTTTGAAAATATACGAACCCTACTTTGTGCAGCATAAGAAAGATTGGGCTTTTGTGTTGAATGAAGGACAGTCGCGAGTCTTAAAGACTGGAGAAAGTATAAAACGCCCTGCTTTATCCGATACGTTAAAAGAATTGGCGAGCAATGGCACTGTCGCGCCCTTCTATGATCCAAACCACAGGATAGGCCGCTCAATGCTTCGAAAAATTAAAGAAAGTGGAGGCATAATTACAGGCAATGACTTAAAATCATATTACGTTAATACATCAAAGCCCCTCTATACTAAGATCCGCTCGGGCTGGCAGTACTTTCCGAACAACGATCTTGAGGTATTTACAAGTGGTGGTTCTAGCTCTGGAGCTGCGCTACTTTCTGCCTTGAAAATCTTAGACGAGTTTCCGGCCAAGAAAGGCGGGGATTTTCAGCCAGAGCAGGTCTATGTACTTGTAGAGTGCATGAAATGGATGTCGAGCGCTAGAAGCCGACTCGGTGGCTTTTCCGATCCACATGAGCTCCCTCAACGCATTCTCGAAGTTCTTGACTCCAACTGGACTCAAAACTCTGTGCGACTCATTAACGATCACTTGCCCGGCCTCAAGACACTTTCAAATTGGACAGAATACAATCCTGCTTACGCTCTCACAGATCCCCACGGTACAACGCATTTTGGGGTAGTTGACAAATTTGGCAACGCTGTTTCTTTTACAAGCACTGTGAATCTATTATGTGGATCCTTAGTCCATGATATTGAAACGGGTGTTATTTTCAACAATCAAATGGACGACTTCTCACAGCCAGGAAGATCAAATGCTTTCGAGCTTGCTCCCTCTATCTACAATTTTATCGAGCCGGGGAAAAGGCCTTTGTCATCTGCCTCTCCTGTCGTGATCCTTGACGAGTTAGGTAAGCCTGATCTTGTAATCGGCGCATCTGGGGGCTCAAGAATAACTCCAAGCATCTTCCAAGTTATCACAAGACTCTACTGGTACGAAATGCCTTTACTCGAAGCCATCGCCTATCCTAGGGTTCATCATCAGCTACTTCCTGACGTACTTGAGGTTGAAAGCTTTCCGATGCTTGGTAAAGACACTTTAGAGGCTCTTAAAAGTATGGGCCACAATCTTTTGGAACAGGCTCCCAAAAGTGTTGTAAATGGAATCAAAAGACACAGAGGAGAATGGCACGCGGTTAGTGACTATTGGCGGAAGAGGGGTCTTTCGGTGGCTTATTAG